Below is a genomic region from Cydia strobilella chromosome 1, ilCydStro3.1, whole genome shotgun sequence.
ggaatcgcaataagactatctttctctatcaaagagtgtcaggcccttgtaaaTTACCTATCACTTAGGTCCTTCCTTAACCTTGGAGGtacctaaagcctgaccagtaatatatgatcattgtcaagagggcgctgttcattctctcGTATAGGGaagacagttcagtatagtatgaaaaaaatagttccattgaaattccgcaacatggcgcgtgatcacatattcctggtcaggctttacctatctcacatatatatatatatatatatatatatatatatatatatacatatatatatgtattcggGAAATCAACATTATTGAATTCTAGTTTACCCATTGTATTGTAATTAAAGCATTTTGATTtgcatacctacattttatcaCGTAGGTATCTACCTCATCTACGTTAGTAAACAATTAATGTCTGGCAAAGcatatatttaaaactaaatttgaatTACAGTTCGTCGTCTTCTCCTGCCTTGTGGCCTTCGCTAAGGCTAGTGTTGCCCCAGTAGCAGTAGCTGCTCCTCTCGCAGCGGCGCCCGTGGTCGCGGCGGCCCCGGTGGCGGCGCGACTCGAGGAGTTCGACCCGCTGCCGCAGTACCGCTTCGGATACGATGTGGCAGACTCACTTACCGGCGATTACAAGAGCCAGACGGAGCAGCGCGACGGCGACCTGGTGCAGGGCCAGTACTCGCTGGTCGACTCGGATGGCACGCGTCGCATAGTGGATTACTCGGCCGACCCAGTAAACGGGTTCAACGCTGTCGTGCGCAAGGAACCGCTCGTAGCCGCTGCGCCCGCTGTTGTCGCGGAACCCGCCGTCGTGCCCGCGCGCATCGCCGCTGCTCCAGTGGTAGCCCAACCTGCCTACGCCCGCTACGCTGTCGCCTCTGCCGCTTACACTGCTCCCGTCGCGAGAGTAGCTGCTTACACCGCTCCTGGGCCTGCCGTTTACACCGCGCCGGTAGCTGCCGCTTACACAGCTCCGGTCGCCAGGTTGGCCGCATATTCTGCACCGCTCGCGTACAGATACGCCGCCCCAGCACCGGTCGTAGCCATATAATAATCTGCTCTCATCGACAACTTATTTTACAACTATGGCCTATTAAAGATTTTTATACGATCAAttcattttatacttatttattaatatgcATAAAATAAACTGAATGTATGCAAAACAGTTCCTACTTGGGTATAAGCAATTAGGCAGACAAAGCACAACCTAAACCATTGAAGGTAGAAGTTCAAACTTGAAACATATAGGTATTCTTCAAAGCGTGTAGAGGTGCGTTGTGAAACGGTTTTATGAAATTCAAGGTGCTGAAAATGCTTTCATACTTAGTATTTTTTACACAGCTTTTGAGCCGAATATTTTCACCTTTttcacgtttgtatgggaaaacggagtttcgttctcattttaaaactacgtgttggattgtaatgaaactatgcacatacaatgacattaggtatatctataaccatataaacataaacaatttatttaaaaacacgtaatgcaaaaaaatcaaaaacttaaaaaattgtGATGGTTTACATGTGCCTGAACTTGGATTCCCTGTGTTTCAGGCGAGACGGCGTGAGCTATGCCtgtaaggcccacttgcaccatcccactaacccggggttaagcgggcaaaccgttaacccaatgtcaaattgtactggtaaccatggtaactctggttaaacctggagatAAGCAGCGATTAATTAGTTTATAGTAGGTATGTAGTGTACAGGTCAGTCCAGGTAGTAAGAAGAATATCTATTCTATGAATGAATACCTATTACCTCTACATTACATAATACCTATGTAGACGCATTGTAGACGTCATTGATTGTCATTTAAGGTTATAAACGTCTTTTTTGCTCGATAATATTAGAAGTCCTCGTATAGTTATTACTTATCATACTTATTGTAGTACTTTACATTACTTTTAGAAAATACTATATTCTTCATTCAAACGCAAATGGAGGAGAAACAACTTTTCGGCGCCTTGACGGTGTATCGTGAACGCGGATATTATCTAAATCGACTTGAGCAGTTTGAGAAATCTAAAGCTGCGTTTGATGAGGCTTTTAAAAGTACGCCCGAAGATGTGCGCACCCTGACGGGGCGCAGCAAAGCCTGCGCGGATGCCGTGCAGCCTGTACAGGCGTACTCGGACGCCGAGCTGGCGCTCAAGCTGGCGCCCCACTTCATACTCGCGCGAAACATGCAGGCGCGGGCGCTCTACACCATGTCCGACTTCGAACGCTCGCTCGTCATGAACTATCGGGGATACAGGCAACGGCGACAACCTCCGTATTTTTTAGAAGGCATTAATCAAGGAACAGAAACAATAGAGGATTGTGTTGGACGAAATGCCGGTAAtgttatgttagattttttgCCTTTAATCAAACAAAACGAAGCAAAGAAAGTAGACGAAGACGCCGCAAAGCCAAAATCGCTGCATAAGTGCCGTATACCCCGACCCATAAAGAAAAAGAAACTAACACAAATGCAAGCAAGAAAACACTTAACATTAGCTCGTGTacttgcaatgaaatatttAGGTCCTATGGCGTACGATAAGTTCTTTTTACAAGAGCTTACTGAGGACCCTCGTGTTCAATCCGCAAATGCCGCAGGTAGTCGTGAACTTAAAGGAATTATCCACGAAGCTCTCCGGTCTTTAACCCAGCGACAAGATATGATGCGTTCGCAGAGACCTTATTATACCATCAAATTAGCGGAAAGAGCCGAATCGAAGTACCAGAACAAGTACAAGGAGGAAGTGTTAATAAAACGTCGAGAAATTGGAGCAAGAACTGCTGAGCGCCTTTTGAAACAACTAGAAAAGAGCATGCGCGACAAACGAATCATGGACTTGATCTCGCAAGCGGAGAAAATGCAGCGTTTCCTTGACAATAATACATCACGGACATTGCCGGACAAGGATCTGTACATTGATCGCTTATATAGAGTGGTTGGGGAAGGATACCTTTCTCAGCATCGCCTATCGTACACTCTGAGTGAGCGCGGTAATCGCCGCCGTATCGCTTTCCTCATGGGCCTTCCGACCGGTCGACCCACTTCTTTCGATTCTGTGATGGCAAATTATCCGTACAAATTCATCGATATTGAACAAGCAACAGCCAAAGTTATGGCAACATTAGACATGTGCGAAAATGCTACTCAGAAATGTTGGCTGCAGTATGAATTAGCTCGTTTACTTAGTACACAAAAGAATTATACATTGGCTAAATATTATGCTAAACGATGCCAAAAAAATGCCCAAGAAATTGCGAGCCCCGTTTGGTGGCTTAACGGATGCTTCGTACTAATGAGTGGTGATATGCAACAGGGCAACTCAAACGATGTTAGAATTGAAATTGAAGAAGCACATGAATGGACAAAGAAATTACAAGATTCAGAACAAGTCCAAGCGTTCCTGGCCAAGTGCCTTCAGATGGTGTCGGAAACCGTGACAGCGGACGAGCGCAAGGCGATCGTGCAGCGCGAGCGGCAGATCGTGCGCAACCTCGACGACGCCGAGACTCGAGTGGAAACGGAGGTACTGTTCAAGCGCATGTCAACGGTGCCGACAGGGCGACGGTTCTCGGTATTGCCGTGCAAGCAGGAGCGCGTCAAGAACGAGTCGGAGCGACGTCTCCGCAAACAGCGCGGCCTTACCGTCGTTTCAGGTCCCGAAAAAGCATTGCCAAAACCACCCAGAACAGTAGTCCCTGGTTTGCAACGATTCGACATTTAGTatcgtgtatttttttgtatacttacggcaaatttttgtttaatttgtatCAATATTAAATATCCTCCTTCTTGTTCTGAAATCGGATGTGTATGTGCTTTTCTAAAAACTTACCACCTTTACCACAtggaaaattattattattattatttgtatctccttctggatttcacgggcctataaatcccggtattttgataggcttgcgtggggatatagatccaacacgtagagccccttggagagctttaatgtcatgtagaatgcctgctggaacccgttcacaggtgcaacaatagacacccatgaactggtcgcagcaggcattgggactattgtagaaaaagtgaacagtataccggtttatggattgaagtttggctggtcaaaagattgggctattgctgagaggtccggacacctgccataacaatgtctgtacacgttatcgaggcaggcggtgactcgccgctgactagatgggcccctgaaactgccgtcgtaaagacgaccaggagcaacaccggtgtgagcggctcaggggtgtcgagaggtgtgcgccgctttctacccagtggctgttaccagccactgtgccaactcgtgtcttatgcatctttcacttccacccctggagcatatagctcttacgactcccctctggacggccaatgaaggcaagccagagctgagagtcctgcgggtccccttggggtccactccgaccgacgaagactcgccggagacggagaccctgaccgactctctggagcactcgggtccgtggggtcgtcactccccattattattattaaattattattattattttattattcaggaCAAAATTTCTatactatcgattagtataataaaatagggagtgtttgttttttgaattttagttggtttgagtcccgggcgaggcaagcgagttttagaaagtctttaaatgcagttttgtttcttttaaaaaaaaatgtctcctTTCCAgagcccgacttatctttccacattgtatatatatatatatatatatatatatattgtgtgtcatgttcaaaattaataactagaGGAAAAGTGGTCAAAAATACTTGGAATCGtatgtttattgttataatgAGTCATAATACTCTACCAGAGAGTTCGCGGGAAAACTCCTCTGAAATCCTCCGGTTTCCGTGCGCCATtcttaagtatatattttatttataaaacaaagtcccccgtcgcgtctgtctgtatgttcgcgataaactccaaaactactgaacggattttcatgcgtaTTTCACATCCTCATTCTCATCCCTATCCCCATACCCATCCTCACCATGTCCTGTCGTGTCCTGTCCTGTCCTTCTGtcctatcttatcttatatttaaCTAGCTACCCCGGACCGACCTCGCACGGATTTAAGGacacaaaaccttaaaaaaaattacacctaggtaaacctaaaccttcctcaagaatcactctactGATAGATGAAAACCTCGTGAAAATCCCATCAattgtttttgagtttatcgcgaacatacagacaacAAACACGTGTCAGGGGACTTTGTTTTGGGGACTCCAATTGattcaaatacaaataaaccCTGTTCGTACCGTACGGAATATAACATTAGTTTATCATTCAATaactacttacttacctacttatttgtttaaattcatACCGGCCCGGGTGGGTCGGTCCGCTGGCGTTGTGTATTCATACCCGAACGGAGCCGAGGACCGAGGCTGCTCCGGATAGTCCAGATCCTAATAGGCGTAATTAGATTGACagagagaaagatgcccgcaatttgcgaacttcggtgctCGCGGTAGGCCCTTAGATCCGGAGCCGAACGCAGACACGGACTGATACCTATAATATTGATACTTATAGCTAGCCTTGTCCCTTTAGGGTTAGAAATCATCTGttaaagcttagaaataaatgaaaagtggaaaaattcactgtctcggGCGAACTCTGGATCACTAAGCccatcgctctgccaactgagctaccgagaaaATTCCACCATTCCACTTTCGCTTTATTCCACTTAAAATGTTTCTACCTTTCATTTATTTCTGAGCTTTGTGGTATCGTTTGCATACGTTTCTGATTAATACAACAATTAAATCATCATGTCATGTTGTTAGTATTATGTGCCgaccaaagagtatataacgTGCCGACTATCGATCGATTAATGAAAATATCccttagaataaaataaatactttatttacatgGCATTCGTGAGTGTAACCTTACCTAACTAACGAGGTAAATATAGTTATACAATTAGTGATGGTAGATGGGAGCAGAGTAGGCGGCGGGGGCAGCGTGCACGACTGGGGCGGAGTGGTACGCGACCGGGGCGGAGTGGTACGCGACCGGGGCGGCGTGGTAGGCCGCCGGGGCGGCATGCACAACAGGGGCAGCGTGGTAAGCGACAGGAGCGGCGACCTTGGCGACTACAGGAGCAGCAACCTTGACGGCCAGG
It encodes:
- the LOC134756218 gene encoding larval cuticle protein A2B-like, which translates into the protein MAFKFVVFSCLVAFAKASVAPVAVAAPLAAAPVVAAAPVAARLEEFDPLPQYRFGYDVADSLTGDYKSQTEQRDGDLVQGQYSLVDSDGTRRIVDYSADPVNGFNAVVRKEPLVAAAPAVVAEPAVVPARIAAAPVVAQPAYARYAVASAAYTAPVARVAAYTAPGPAVYTAPVAAAYTAPVARLAAYSAPLAYRYAAPAPVVAI
- the LOC134756202 gene encoding outer dynein arm-docking complex subunit 4; protein product: MEEKQLFGALTVYRERGYYLNRLEQFEKSKAAFDEAFKSTPEDVRTLTGRSKACADAVQPVQAYSDAELALKLAPHFILARNMQARALYTMSDFERSLVMNYRGYRQRRQPPYFLEGINQGTETIEDCVGRNAGNVMLDFLPLIKQNEAKKVDEDAAKPKSLHKCRIPRPIKKKKLTQMQARKHLTLARVLAMKYLGPMAYDKFFLQELTEDPRVQSANAAGSRELKGIIHEALRSLTQRQDMMRSQRPYYTIKLAERAESKYQNKYKEEVLIKRREIGARTAERLLKQLEKSMRDKRIMDLISQAEKMQRFLDNNTSRTLPDKDLYIDRLYRVVGEGYLSQHRLSYTLSERGNRRRIAFLMGLPTGRPTSFDSVMANYPYKFIDIEQATAKVMATLDMCENATQKCWLQYELARLLSTQKNYTLAKYYAKRCQKNAQEIASPVWWLNGCFVLMSGDMQQGNSNDVRIEIEEAHEWTKKLQDSEQVQAFLAKCLQMVSETVTADERKAIVQRERQIVRNLDDAETRVETEVLFKRMSTVPTGRRFSVLPCKQERVKNESERRLRKQRGLTVVSGPEKALPKPPRTVVPGLQRFDI